Proteins from a genomic interval of Heteronotia binoei isolate CCM8104 ecotype False Entrance Well chromosome 5, APGP_CSIRO_Hbin_v1, whole genome shotgun sequence:
- the CAMSAP3 gene encoding calmodulin-regulated spectrin-associated protein 3 isoform X2, which produces MVAAAPAAAAAMRKSFLVPEIKPLDQYDFSRARSAASLAWVLAKGYGGAEHVPVELHEPFYTDQYEQEHMKPPLIRLLLSSDIYCRAWHQALPPGPDGASAPKDNAALLQLLTHHGLVPTFQDKPIKEADLHHKPIRLGVHLALIDSLMTAFAMEATNSLNIIPGPDPTASSWDQKLLHWIDVVIHKMQQSTEQESSQRSAPGTDGQTQASMSGPKCPTRWYWKLVPHAIAFCLKESGNKPPVIRYRKDKALPKQTPCFPAITGMKDLANGGAIAATIHYYCPQLLRLEDVCLKETMSVADSLYNLQLIQGFSSDYLGGCCFLSLEDLLYMPPALRVNIGVFLAELFLCFEVLKPEFVCPKELSSLQDSPRMNDSLVSNSGNNNSSPVFKFHHPLLPGGQSQSPLRGSLGSLHHSTSMSHVEGFGKSWSKKQLSHPLSQAVSFSIPFGLDSDVDIVMGNPVGIFRSVSSDSLAPGLYSSLPRSPRPRPADMAEASNGLVTPSLHGARHKDQEGPAVENGLSDGYSDLPTIEEALQIIHSSERLLPEGAPDGFYLHSPEPPKASVPGKVPTSAVYRCHNGPPSGAEPAQDGSLDSDAEEPSRPAGGPDDSTSCMSSLSSQPDSTASSTSGVRMTSFAERKKKLAATDSKSSGISSEGSEAGPVPAEESPAQSPALSSEMSQLGARLEEKRRAIEAQKKRIEAIFARHRQRLGKSAFLQLQKGPESQLEDGRLGLEERLAQLETEEEAGGPRARLDNKQVTFSPDITKGVLDENLGDYNRAVAKLNTALSSLQLDMQRLSEQQQRLMQEKKPSAQAWVIPAPRTSRDGTPPRSSLELSSPSPSPSRKSRSPQPTPKKSPAPALPKSPKHTRPAELKLPPLTRVLTPPQNVDNLPHLRKFSPSQVPVQTRSSIHFAEDEEPPVPEMEAQGNLRPVASVPPQGGGNGRVSGDGTSDVSSPSDRHSSLIEIPLSSLKGEDEDVDGDDSLEESITEALDTEPCAGLGFFFKDEEKAEEEMAQKRASLLERQQRRSEEARRRKQWQEAEKEQKKEEARLQTEERSRQEEEVGPRRGDFTRQEYLRRQQLKLMEDLDKVLRQKPTTVRALKKGRPKTVFCDDSALARSPVKGLLGSKLSKVYSQSTLSLSTVANDPANTLSIKRSSRAASPSGPMSPSRFLPNQNRERDWENASTASSPASIPEYTGPKLYKEPSAKSNKYIIHNALSHCCLAGKVNEPQKNRILEEVEKSKANHFLILFRDSSCQFRALYTLSGETEELTRLAGYGPRTITMPMIEGIYKYSSDRKRFTQIPSKTMSMSVDAFTIQGHLWQTKKPGTPKKPGTPK; this is translated from the exons AGCATGTTCCTGTTGAGCTACACGAGCCCTTCTATACAGACCAATATGAACAGGAGCACATGAAGCCTCCTCTTATCCGCCTGCTGCTCTCGTCTGACATCTACTGCCGTGCCTGGCATCAGGCCTTGCCCCCAGGCCCTGATGGTGCCTCAGCCCCCAAGGATAATGCTGCCTTGCTACAACTTCTGACCCATCATGGCTTGGTGCCCACCTTCCAAGACAAGCCTATCAAGGAAGCTGATTTGCACCACAAGCCAATCAGGCTG gGTGTGCACCTGGCTTTGATCGACTCATTAATGACAGCATTTGCCATGGAAGCCACCAACTCTTTAAATATTATACCGGGCCCTGATCCAACTGCCAGCTCCTGGGACCAGAAGCTGCTTCACTGGATAGACGTG GTCATCCACAAGATGCAGCAAAGCACTGAGCAGGAGAGCTCGCAACGGTCTGCTCCTGGTACAGATGGCCAGACCCAGGCCTCCATGAGTGGtccaaag TGTCCCACAAGGTGGTACTGGAAACTGGTTCCT CATGCCATCGCTTTTTGTTTGAAGGAGTCGGGGAATAAGCCTCCTGTG ATTCGCTATCGGAAGGATAAGGCACTGCCCAAGCAGACTCCGTGCTTCCCTGCCATCACAGGCATGAAGGATCTGGCCAATGGGGGTGCCATCGCTGCCACCATCCACTATTACTGCCCCCAGCTTCTTCGCCTAGAGG ATGTGTGCCTGAAGGAGACCATGTCGGTAGCAGACAGCCTGTATAACTTGCAGCTGATCCAGGGCTTCTCTTCAGACTACCTGGGCGGCTGCTGCTTCCTCTCACTGGAGGATCTGCTGTACATGCCGCCTGCACTTAGG GTGAACATTGGGGTATTTCTGGCAGAGCTGTTCCTATGCTTTGAGGTGCTTAAACCAGAATTTGTGTGTCCCAAGGAGCTGTCCAGTCTCCAAG ATTCCCCTAGAATGAATGACTCTTTGGTATCCAACAGCGGAAACAACAACAG TTCCCCAGTGTTCAAATTCCACCATCCACTGCTGCCTGGAGGTCAGTCCCAGTCCCCCCTCCGTGGCTCTTTAG GTTCCCTGCACCACTCCACATCCATGTCCCATGTAGAAGGTTTTGGTAAATCATGGAGCAAGAAGCAGCTCAG CCACCCATTGTCCCAAGCAGTCTCCTTCAGCATCCCCTTTGGTCTGGACAGCGATGTGGACATTGTGATGGGCAATCCAGTGGGCATCTTCCGCTCTGTTAGTTCTGATAGCCTGGCACCTGGTCTCTATTCCTCTTTGCCCCGCTCCCCCCGCCCACGACCTGCTGATATGGCTGAGGCATCCAACGGGCTagtgacaccatcacttcacGGAGCGAGGCACAAGGATCAAGAAGGCCCGGCTGTAGAAAACGGGCTGAGTGATGGCTACTCTGACCTGCCCACCATTGAGGAAGCATTGCAGATCATTCACAGCAGTGAGCGGCTGCTTCCAGAGGGGGCTCCTGATGGCTTCTACCTGCATTCTCCAGAACCACCCAAAGCTTCCGTCCCAGGAAAGGTACCCACGTCTGCAGTTTACCGTTGCCACAATGGGCCTCCCAGCGGTGCAGAGCCAGCCCAGGACGGCAGCCTGGACTCTGATGCTGAGGAGCCATCCCGGCCAGCAGGTGGCCCAGATGATTCCACATCATGCATGAGCTCACTGAGTTCACAGCCTGACAGTACGGCTTCATCCACCTCTGGGGTACGCATGACCAGTTTTGCAGAGCGCAAGAAGAAGTTGGCAGCTACTGACAGCAAATCCAGTGGCATCAGCTCTGAAGGCTCAGAGGCTGGCCCTGTGCCAGCAGAGGAAAGCCCTGCTCAGAGTCCTGCCCTCAGTTCAGAGATGAGCCAATTGGGTGCTAGGCTAGAGGAGAAGCGGCGTGCCATTGAGGCCCAGAAGAAACGCATAGAGGCCATCTTTGCCCGGCACCGCCAGCGCTTGGGCAAGAGTGCCTTCCTGCAGCTACAGAAAGGGCCAGAATCTCAGTTGGAGGATGGTCGACTTGGTCTGGAGGAACGGCTTGCCCAACTGGAGACTGAGGAAGAGGCTGGAGGTCCCCGTGCTCGTCTTGATAACAAGCAGGTGACCTTCTCTCCAGATATTACCAAGGGAGTGCTTGATGAAAACCTGGGTGACTACAATCGGGCAGTGGCTAAGCTGAACACAGCTCTGAGTTCACTGCAGTTGGACATGCAGCGCCTCAGTGAACAGCAGCAGCGTCTCATGCAGGAGAAGAAGCCCAGTGCACAAGCCTGGGTGATCCCTGCTCCAAGGACTAGCCGTGATGGGACTCCTCCACGCTCTTCGCTGGAGCTGTCCTCACCTTCGCCATCTCCTTCTCGCAAGTCTCGATCACCTCAGCCCACCCCCAAGAAGTCTCCTGCTCCAGCTCttccaaagagccccaagcacacACGGCCTGCTGAGCTGAAGCTGCCACCCCTAACACGTGTTCTGACACCTCCTCAGAATGTTGACAACCTTCCACACCTTCGCAAATTCTCACCAAGCCAGGTGCCTGTGCAGACCCGTTCCTCCATCCATTTTGCTGAAGATGAGGAGCCACCGGTGCCAGAAATGGAAGCCCAGGGTAATTTGAGACCTGTGGCTTCTGTCCCTCCACAAGGGGGGGGCAATGGCCGTGTCTCGGGGGATGGCACCAGTGATGTTTCCTCACCCAGTGACCGGCACAGTAGCTTGATTGAAATTCCTCTGTCTAGCCTGAAGGGGGAGGATGAAGATGTGGATGGTGATGATTCTCTGGAGGAATCTATCACTGAGGCACTGGATACGGAGCCCTGCGCTGGCCTGGGCTTCTTTTTCAAG GATGAGGAGAAGGCTGAAGAAGAGATGGCACAGAAACGTGCCAGCCTCCTGGAAAGGCAGCAGAGGCGCAGTGAGGAGGCACGGCGCAGGAAGCAGTGGCAGGAGGCAGAGAAGGAGCAGAAGAAAGAGGAGGCCag GCTGCAGACGGAGGAGCGAAGCCGGCAAGAGGAGGAAGTGGGTCCAAGGCGTGGGGACTTCACACGCCAGGAGTACCTGAGGCGTCAGCAGCTCAAGCTGATGGAGGATCTGGACAAGGTGCTGCGGCAGAAGCCCACCACAGTGCGTGCCCTGAAGAAAGGGCGGCCCAAGACAGTCTTCTGTGATGACTCTGCCCTTGCCCGCAGCCCTGTTAAAGGGCTCCTAG GCTCCAAGCTGAGCAAGGTGTACTCCCAgtcaacactctctctctctacggtGGCCAATGACCCTGCCAATACACTTTCCATTAAGAGATCTTCTCG AGCTGCATCTCCTTCTGGTCCAATGTCCCCCAGCCGGTTTTTGCCAAACCAGAACCGGGAGCGTGACTGGGAGAATGCATCGACGGCTTCATCGCCTGCTTCCATACCAGAGTACACTG GGCCCAAGCTGTACAAGGAGCCCAGTGCCAAGTCCAATAAGTACATCATCCACAATGCACTATCACACTGTTGCCTTGCTGGCAAAGTCAACGAGCCCCAGAAAAACCGCATCCTGGAG gAAGTTGAGAAGAGCAAAGCCAAccatttccttatcctcttcCGGGATTCAAGTTGCCAGTTCCGGGCACTTTACACCCTTTCAGGAGAGACCGAAGAGCTGACGCGCCTGGCTGGCTATGGGCCCCGCACCATCACCATGCCAATGATTGAGGGCATCTACAAGTATAGCTCTGATCGCAAACGCTTCACTCAGATACCCAGCAAGACCATGTCCATGAGTGTTGATGCCTTCACCATTCAGGGGCACCTCTGGCAGACCAAGAAGCCTGGCACACCCAAGAAACCAGGCACACCAAAATAA
- the CAMSAP3 gene encoding calmodulin-regulated spectrin-associated protein 3 isoform X1: MVAAAPAAAAAMRKSFLVPEIKPLDQYDFSRARSAASLAWVLAKGYGGAEHVPVELHEPFYTDQYEQEHMKPPLIRLLLSSDIYCRAWHQALPPGPDGASAPKDNAALLQLLTHHGLVPTFQDKPIKEADLHHKPIRLGVHLALIDSLMTAFAMEATNSLNIIPGPDPTASSWDQKLLHWIDVVIHKMQQSTEQESSQRSAPGTDGQTQASMSGPKCPTRWYWKLVPHAIAFCLKESGNKPPVIRYRKDKALPKQTPCFPAITGMKDLANGGAIAATIHYYCPQLLRLEDVCLKETMSVADSLYNLQLIQGFSSDYLGGCCFLSLEDLLYMPPALRVNIGVFLAELFLCFEVLKPEFVCPKELSSLQDSPRMNDSLVSNSGNNNSSSPVFKFHHPLLPGGQSQSPLRGSLGSLHHSTSMSHVEGFGKSWSKKQLSHPLSQAVSFSIPFGLDSDVDIVMGNPVGIFRSVSSDSLAPGLYSSLPRSPRPRPADMAEASNGLVTPSLHGARHKDQEGPAVENGLSDGYSDLPTIEEALQIIHSSERLLPEGAPDGFYLHSPEPPKASVPGKVPTSAVYRCHNGPPSGAEPAQDGSLDSDAEEPSRPAGGPDDSTSCMSSLSSQPDSTASSTSGVRMTSFAERKKKLAATDSKSSGISSEGSEAGPVPAEESPAQSPALSSEMSQLGARLEEKRRAIEAQKKRIEAIFARHRQRLGKSAFLQLQKGPESQLEDGRLGLEERLAQLETEEEAGGPRARLDNKQVTFSPDITKGVLDENLGDYNRAVAKLNTALSSLQLDMQRLSEQQQRLMQEKKPSAQAWVIPAPRTSRDGTPPRSSLELSSPSPSPSRKSRSPQPTPKKSPAPALPKSPKHTRPAELKLPPLTRVLTPPQNVDNLPHLRKFSPSQVPVQTRSSIHFAEDEEPPVPEMEAQGNLRPVASVPPQGGGNGRVSGDGTSDVSSPSDRHSSLIEIPLSSLKGEDEDVDGDDSLEESITEALDTEPCAGLGFFFKDEEKAEEEMAQKRASLLERQQRRSEEARRRKQWQEAEKEQKKEEARLQTEERSRQEEEVGPRRGDFTRQEYLRRQQLKLMEDLDKVLRQKPTTVRALKKGRPKTVFCDDSALARSPVKGLLGSKLSKVYSQSTLSLSTVANDPANTLSIKRSSRAASPSGPMSPSRFLPNQNRERDWENASTASSPASIPEYTGPKLYKEPSAKSNKYIIHNALSHCCLAGKVNEPQKNRILEEVEKSKANHFLILFRDSSCQFRALYTLSGETEELTRLAGYGPRTITMPMIEGIYKYSSDRKRFTQIPSKTMSMSVDAFTIQGHLWQTKKPGTPKKPGTPK; the protein is encoded by the exons AGCATGTTCCTGTTGAGCTACACGAGCCCTTCTATACAGACCAATATGAACAGGAGCACATGAAGCCTCCTCTTATCCGCCTGCTGCTCTCGTCTGACATCTACTGCCGTGCCTGGCATCAGGCCTTGCCCCCAGGCCCTGATGGTGCCTCAGCCCCCAAGGATAATGCTGCCTTGCTACAACTTCTGACCCATCATGGCTTGGTGCCCACCTTCCAAGACAAGCCTATCAAGGAAGCTGATTTGCACCACAAGCCAATCAGGCTG gGTGTGCACCTGGCTTTGATCGACTCATTAATGACAGCATTTGCCATGGAAGCCACCAACTCTTTAAATATTATACCGGGCCCTGATCCAACTGCCAGCTCCTGGGACCAGAAGCTGCTTCACTGGATAGACGTG GTCATCCACAAGATGCAGCAAAGCACTGAGCAGGAGAGCTCGCAACGGTCTGCTCCTGGTACAGATGGCCAGACCCAGGCCTCCATGAGTGGtccaaag TGTCCCACAAGGTGGTACTGGAAACTGGTTCCT CATGCCATCGCTTTTTGTTTGAAGGAGTCGGGGAATAAGCCTCCTGTG ATTCGCTATCGGAAGGATAAGGCACTGCCCAAGCAGACTCCGTGCTTCCCTGCCATCACAGGCATGAAGGATCTGGCCAATGGGGGTGCCATCGCTGCCACCATCCACTATTACTGCCCCCAGCTTCTTCGCCTAGAGG ATGTGTGCCTGAAGGAGACCATGTCGGTAGCAGACAGCCTGTATAACTTGCAGCTGATCCAGGGCTTCTCTTCAGACTACCTGGGCGGCTGCTGCTTCCTCTCACTGGAGGATCTGCTGTACATGCCGCCTGCACTTAGG GTGAACATTGGGGTATTTCTGGCAGAGCTGTTCCTATGCTTTGAGGTGCTTAAACCAGAATTTGTGTGTCCCAAGGAGCTGTCCAGTCTCCAAG ATTCCCCTAGAATGAATGACTCTTTGGTATCCAACAGCGGAAACAACAACAG CAGTTCCCCAGTGTTCAAATTCCACCATCCACTGCTGCCTGGAGGTCAGTCCCAGTCCCCCCTCCGTGGCTCTTTAG GTTCCCTGCACCACTCCACATCCATGTCCCATGTAGAAGGTTTTGGTAAATCATGGAGCAAGAAGCAGCTCAG CCACCCATTGTCCCAAGCAGTCTCCTTCAGCATCCCCTTTGGTCTGGACAGCGATGTGGACATTGTGATGGGCAATCCAGTGGGCATCTTCCGCTCTGTTAGTTCTGATAGCCTGGCACCTGGTCTCTATTCCTCTTTGCCCCGCTCCCCCCGCCCACGACCTGCTGATATGGCTGAGGCATCCAACGGGCTagtgacaccatcacttcacGGAGCGAGGCACAAGGATCAAGAAGGCCCGGCTGTAGAAAACGGGCTGAGTGATGGCTACTCTGACCTGCCCACCATTGAGGAAGCATTGCAGATCATTCACAGCAGTGAGCGGCTGCTTCCAGAGGGGGCTCCTGATGGCTTCTACCTGCATTCTCCAGAACCACCCAAAGCTTCCGTCCCAGGAAAGGTACCCACGTCTGCAGTTTACCGTTGCCACAATGGGCCTCCCAGCGGTGCAGAGCCAGCCCAGGACGGCAGCCTGGACTCTGATGCTGAGGAGCCATCCCGGCCAGCAGGTGGCCCAGATGATTCCACATCATGCATGAGCTCACTGAGTTCACAGCCTGACAGTACGGCTTCATCCACCTCTGGGGTACGCATGACCAGTTTTGCAGAGCGCAAGAAGAAGTTGGCAGCTACTGACAGCAAATCCAGTGGCATCAGCTCTGAAGGCTCAGAGGCTGGCCCTGTGCCAGCAGAGGAAAGCCCTGCTCAGAGTCCTGCCCTCAGTTCAGAGATGAGCCAATTGGGTGCTAGGCTAGAGGAGAAGCGGCGTGCCATTGAGGCCCAGAAGAAACGCATAGAGGCCATCTTTGCCCGGCACCGCCAGCGCTTGGGCAAGAGTGCCTTCCTGCAGCTACAGAAAGGGCCAGAATCTCAGTTGGAGGATGGTCGACTTGGTCTGGAGGAACGGCTTGCCCAACTGGAGACTGAGGAAGAGGCTGGAGGTCCCCGTGCTCGTCTTGATAACAAGCAGGTGACCTTCTCTCCAGATATTACCAAGGGAGTGCTTGATGAAAACCTGGGTGACTACAATCGGGCAGTGGCTAAGCTGAACACAGCTCTGAGTTCACTGCAGTTGGACATGCAGCGCCTCAGTGAACAGCAGCAGCGTCTCATGCAGGAGAAGAAGCCCAGTGCACAAGCCTGGGTGATCCCTGCTCCAAGGACTAGCCGTGATGGGACTCCTCCACGCTCTTCGCTGGAGCTGTCCTCACCTTCGCCATCTCCTTCTCGCAAGTCTCGATCACCTCAGCCCACCCCCAAGAAGTCTCCTGCTCCAGCTCttccaaagagccccaagcacacACGGCCTGCTGAGCTGAAGCTGCCACCCCTAACACGTGTTCTGACACCTCCTCAGAATGTTGACAACCTTCCACACCTTCGCAAATTCTCACCAAGCCAGGTGCCTGTGCAGACCCGTTCCTCCATCCATTTTGCTGAAGATGAGGAGCCACCGGTGCCAGAAATGGAAGCCCAGGGTAATTTGAGACCTGTGGCTTCTGTCCCTCCACAAGGGGGGGGCAATGGCCGTGTCTCGGGGGATGGCACCAGTGATGTTTCCTCACCCAGTGACCGGCACAGTAGCTTGATTGAAATTCCTCTGTCTAGCCTGAAGGGGGAGGATGAAGATGTGGATGGTGATGATTCTCTGGAGGAATCTATCACTGAGGCACTGGATACGGAGCCCTGCGCTGGCCTGGGCTTCTTTTTCAAG GATGAGGAGAAGGCTGAAGAAGAGATGGCACAGAAACGTGCCAGCCTCCTGGAAAGGCAGCAGAGGCGCAGTGAGGAGGCACGGCGCAGGAAGCAGTGGCAGGAGGCAGAGAAGGAGCAGAAGAAAGAGGAGGCCag GCTGCAGACGGAGGAGCGAAGCCGGCAAGAGGAGGAAGTGGGTCCAAGGCGTGGGGACTTCACACGCCAGGAGTACCTGAGGCGTCAGCAGCTCAAGCTGATGGAGGATCTGGACAAGGTGCTGCGGCAGAAGCCCACCACAGTGCGTGCCCTGAAGAAAGGGCGGCCCAAGACAGTCTTCTGTGATGACTCTGCCCTTGCCCGCAGCCCTGTTAAAGGGCTCCTAG GCTCCAAGCTGAGCAAGGTGTACTCCCAgtcaacactctctctctctacggtGGCCAATGACCCTGCCAATACACTTTCCATTAAGAGATCTTCTCG AGCTGCATCTCCTTCTGGTCCAATGTCCCCCAGCCGGTTTTTGCCAAACCAGAACCGGGAGCGTGACTGGGAGAATGCATCGACGGCTTCATCGCCTGCTTCCATACCAGAGTACACTG GGCCCAAGCTGTACAAGGAGCCCAGTGCCAAGTCCAATAAGTACATCATCCACAATGCACTATCACACTGTTGCCTTGCTGGCAAAGTCAACGAGCCCCAGAAAAACCGCATCCTGGAG gAAGTTGAGAAGAGCAAAGCCAAccatttccttatcctcttcCGGGATTCAAGTTGCCAGTTCCGGGCACTTTACACCCTTTCAGGAGAGACCGAAGAGCTGACGCGCCTGGCTGGCTATGGGCCCCGCACCATCACCATGCCAATGATTGAGGGCATCTACAAGTATAGCTCTGATCGCAAACGCTTCACTCAGATACCCAGCAAGACCATGTCCATGAGTGTTGATGCCTTCACCATTCAGGGGCACCTCTGGCAGACCAAGAAGCCTGGCACACCCAAGAAACCAGGCACACCAAAATAA